The following proteins are co-located in the Haloplanus sp. HW8-1 genome:
- a CDS encoding VOC family protein, with protein sequence MFEQVHHVAYTVDDLDSYQTFFGDVLEMEKVDYREMPDDGYKAAVYDVGGVYIEVQEPMGEDTDIKAEMDEFLEEQGNGLNHVAYEVDDIEAAVERCESEKGIQREWDEPIVAPTFPDCKLIDMDPDTSRGIYLQLVEEMD encoded by the coding sequence ATGTTCGAGCAAGTGCACCACGTAGCTTATACCGTGGACGACCTCGACTCGTATCAGACGTTCTTCGGTGACGTCCTCGAGATGGAGAAGGTGGACTACCGGGAGATGCCCGACGACGGATACAAGGCGGCGGTGTACGATGTCGGCGGCGTCTACATCGAGGTTCAAGAACCGATGGGTGAGGACACCGACATCAAAGCCGAGATGGACGAGTTCCTCGAAGAGCAGGGGAACGGCCTCAACCACGTCGCCTACGAAGTCGACGACATCGAGGCCGCCGTCGAGCGGTGCGAATCCGAGAAGGGGATCCAGCGCGAGTGGGACGAGCCCATCGTGGCCCCCACGTTCCCCGACTGCAAGCTGATCGACATGGATCCCGACACCAGTCGCGGCATCTACCTGCAACTCGTCGAGGAGATGGACTGA